A stretch of Streptococcus sp. oral taxon 061 DNA encodes these proteins:
- a CDS encoding glycosyltransferase family 4 protein, with protein MKKIALVKWILDESGGGERVAVSLANELTKKYEVHLIGITTKQSDLFFKINSQVKYSNFFDHRVRLSTNILKISKMLKKYFRDNEIAVAFGIGISANVFLSLAGKGISTKVVLCDHTNSITDNREFSQKVQRYVGAKLADKIITLTQEDRRNYIKKYGISEKKIAYIYNWKEDGLSNVTYNNESTKLVTVGRFDSQKGYDYLVQVAKKVLSEKSDWTWEIYGSGNQDEVDKIKELIKENNLQDKLLIKGLEKNQDLIYGDKGIYVMTSRYEGLPLVLLEAQQYNLPIVSFCCPTGPSEIVEDGVNGFLVDCYDTDKMSEKLLKLMENESLRHSFSAHAKDNMDKFDKNRILNQWIELIETI; from the coding sequence ATGAAAAAAATCGCTTTAGTGAAATGGATTTTGGATGAGTCTGGTGGTGGCGAGCGTGTGGCTGTATCCTTAGCTAACGAACTCACAAAAAAGTATGAAGTTCATTTGATTGGAATTACAACAAAACAATCAGACCTGTTTTTTAAAATCAATTCTCAAGTAAAATACTCCAATTTTTTTGACCATAGAGTACGCTTGTCCACGAATATTCTAAAAATCTCTAAAATGTTAAAAAAATATTTTAGAGATAATGAGATAGCAGTTGCCTTCGGGATAGGGATATCTGCCAATGTATTTTTATCTTTGGCAGGAAAGGGAATTTCTACTAAAGTAGTTTTGTGTGATCACACAAATTCAATTACGGATAATAGAGAATTTTCTCAGAAAGTCCAAAGATATGTCGGGGCAAAGCTTGCAGACAAGATTATCACTCTCACACAAGAAGATCGTAGAAATTATATAAAAAAATACGGAATTTCTGAGAAAAAAATTGCTTATATCTATAATTGGAAAGAAGATGGTCTTTCCAATGTGACTTATAACAATGAGTCGACTAAACTTGTTACAGTTGGTCGCTTTGATTCCCAAAAAGGATATGATTACCTTGTTCAAGTTGCCAAAAAGGTTTTGTCTGAGAAGTCTGACTGGACCTGGGAAATTTACGGTTCCGGCAATCAAGATGAAGTAGACAAAATCAAGGAACTAATCAAGGAAAATAATTTACAGGATAAGTTATTGATTAAAGGACTTGAAAAAAATCAAGATCTAATATATGGGGATAAAGGGATTTACGTCATGACTTCCCGTTACGAAGGCTTGCCTTTGGTATTGTTAGAAGCTCAGCAATACAATCTTCCTATCGTTAGTTTCTGTTGTCCGACGGGACCTAGTGAGATTGTTGAAGATGGTGTTAATGGATTTTTGGTAGATTGTTATGATACTGATAAGATGAGTGAAAAGCTTCTCAAATTAATGGAAAATGAAAGCTTGCGACATTCTTTTTCAGCACATGCTAAAGACAATATGGATAAATTTGATAAAAATAGAATACTTAATCAGTGGATTGAATTGATTGAAACGATTTAG
- a CDS encoding glycosyltransferase family 2 protein, with protein sequence MKDCLLTIVMPSYNIQDYLSKGIQSFQQVDSKYKEKFEVLIVNDGSTDDTEKVAEELLGKDPLLNGRVITKENGGHGSTINRGIQEAKGKFFKVIDGDDWVIPSEFESFLDSLETTDAEMIITDFTEQHVYNSTAIRNDFIDKYEVGNIYTGIPDVRIPMHSVTYKTSILSKNNIRLSEKTFYVDMQYTLFPLEYVHSFVYWNYDVYQYYIGRPEQSMNIESMKRNVRHHLIVTNSILDYYSRIKDNNVLEKVVAAVLEYLISLQVDLSWMVDGSEKLSRELYSKIQQSSYDYIPTKRFDKLSYLNYRTNYILGFIFSSILKKYSKKKEKERGI encoded by the coding sequence ATGAAAGATTGTTTGTTAACAATTGTAATGCCCAGTTATAATATTCAGGACTACCTTTCAAAAGGGATTCAATCCTTTCAACAAGTAGACTCAAAGTACAAAGAAAAATTTGAGGTTTTAATTGTAAACGATGGTAGTACAGATGATACAGAAAAAGTAGCAGAAGAACTTTTGGGGAAAGATCCTCTACTGAATGGACGAGTAATAACGAAGGAAAATGGTGGGCATGGTTCAACCATCAATCGTGGTATCCAAGAAGCAAAAGGGAAATTTTTTAAAGTTATTGACGGGGATGATTGGGTTATTCCGTCAGAATTTGAAAGTTTTTTGGATAGTCTTGAAACTACTGATGCAGAAATGATTATTACCGATTTTACGGAACAACATGTATATAATAGTACTGCTATCCGAAATGATTTTATTGATAAATATGAAGTTGGTAATATTTATACGGGAATTCCTGATGTGCGAATTCCAATGCATTCAGTTACTTATAAAACATCTATCTTATCGAAGAATAACATTCGATTGAGTGAAAAAACTTTTTACGTTGATATGCAGTACACTCTGTTTCCTTTGGAGTATGTTCATAGTTTTGTCTACTGGAATTACGATGTTTATCAATACTATATTGGAAGGCCTGAACAGAGCATGAATATTGAGAGTATGAAGCGCAATGTCCGTCATCATTTGATTGTAACCAATTCTATCCTAGACTACTATTCTAGAATAAAAGATAATAATGTTTTAGAAAAAGTCGTTGCAGCTGTTCTAGAATATTTGATCAGCTTGCAGGTAGATTTGTCCTGGATGGTTGATGGTTCGGAGAAGCTTTCAAGAGAACTATATAGTAAAATCCAACAAAGTTCTTATGACTATATTCCTACGAAAAGATTTGATAAATTATCTTATCTAAACTATAGAACCAACTATATTCTAGGTTTTATTTTTAGTTCGATTTTGAAGAAGTACTCTAAGAAGAAAGAAAAAGAGAGAGGAATTTAG
- a CDS encoding glycosyltransferase family 2 protein: MFISIVVPVYNVADYLHYAIDSLMKQTYQNFEVILVNDGSTDNSPMLCEDYANRYENIHVFHKENGGLSDARNFGVSKASSDWIFFLDPDDYLEYYTLDLIVKIQELHQADLISTKVKATSKYNAYASYKLQESDYKDLVPFTKEKALEAMLNDKFATVSACAKLYHKSILETVPFPVGKIYEDFYVVGQHLALADKIVISPLETYNYYRREGSIVRSTFTEKRYEFFDAVAKNEEVVRKEYIQNEELLQSLQAKKILGGFVVIGAKADSGLKDFSKDKELLKVEMSELLKNSKLSWKVKLKYLIFMFSPKLYLLLR; encoded by the coding sequence ATGTTTATCAGCATTGTTGTTCCGGTATACAACGTTGCAGATTATTTGCATTATGCGATAGATAGCCTAATGAAACAGACCTATCAAAACTTTGAAGTAATTCTTGTAAATGACGGTTCAACAGACAATTCTCCTATGTTATGCGAGGATTATGCAAATCGGTATGAAAATATCCATGTTTTTCACAAAGAAAATGGTGGTTTATCTGACGCACGTAACTTTGGAGTTTCTAAAGCGAGTTCAGATTGGATTTTCTTTTTAGATCCAGATGATTATCTTGAATACTACACGCTTGATTTAATAGTGAAAATACAGGAATTGCACCAAGCGGATTTGATTTCAACCAAGGTAAAAGCAACGTCTAAATATAATGCATATGCCTCTTATAAATTGCAAGAGTCAGACTACAAAGATTTAGTTCCATTCACAAAAGAAAAGGCTCTGGAGGCAATGTTGAATGATAAATTTGCAACGGTTTCCGCTTGTGCCAAACTCTACCATAAAAGTATCCTGGAGACAGTTCCTTTTCCAGTTGGTAAAATTTATGAAGATTTTTATGTTGTAGGGCAACACCTTGCTCTTGCAGATAAAATTGTGATTAGTCCGCTTGAAACATATAATTATTATCGAAGAGAGGGAAGTATTGTTCGTTCAACATTTACTGAAAAAAGGTACGAATTCTTCGATGCTGTTGCTAAAAATGAAGAAGTAGTTAGGAAAGAATATATTCAAAACGAAGAACTGCTCCAATCATTGCAAGCGAAAAAAATATTAGGTGGTTTTGTAGTGATTGGGGCAAAAGCTGACTCAGGCTTAAAAGATTTTTCAAAAGATAAAGAGTTGTTGAAAGTCGAAATGAGTGAGTTGCTAAAAAATAGTAAGCTATCATGGAAAGTAAAACTAAAATACCTTATTTTTATGTTTAGCCCTAAATTGTATTTGTTGCTACGATAG
- a CDS encoding flippase gives MKVLKNYAYNLSYQLLVIILPIITTPYVTRVFSSDDLGTYGYFNSIVTYFILLATLGVANYGTKVISGHRKEIEKNFWGIYSLQLGATLLSLTLYGLLCLALPFMQNPVAYILGLSLVSKGLDISWLFQGLEDFRKITVRNITVKIVGVTSIFLFVKSANDLYLYVFLLTIFELLGQLSMWLPAREFIGRPHFDIEYARHHLKPVILLFLPQVAISLYVTLDRTMLGALASTKDVGIYDQALKLVNILLTLVTSLGSVMLPRVAHLLATGDHKAVNKMHEMSFLIYNLVIFPMMAGILIVNDDFVQFFLGQDFQDARYAIAIMIFRMFFIGWTNIMGIQILIPHNRNKEFMISTTAPAIISVGLNLLFLPKLGYIGAAIVSVLTEALVWAIQLFFTRRYLKEVPIIGSMTKIVLASAIMYGLLLVSKIVIHFSPTLNVLVFAVLGGIIYLFAILSLKVIDVKELKQIIGKK, from the coding sequence ATGAAAGTATTAAAAAACTACGCCTACAATCTTTCTTATCAATTGTTGGTGATTATACTCCCGATTATTACAACTCCCTATGTGACACGGGTTTTTTCTTCGGATGATTTAGGGACGTATGGTTATTTTAATTCCATTGTTACTTACTTCATCCTCTTAGCGACTCTGGGAGTTGCTAACTATGGAACCAAGGTCATTTCAGGGCATCGCAAGGAAATTGAAAAAAACTTTTGGGGAATCTACTCCCTGCAATTAGGTGCAACTCTTCTTTCTCTAACCTTGTATGGCCTTCTTTGTCTGGCTCTTCCCTTTATGCAAAATCCGGTAGCCTACATTCTAGGCTTGAGTTTAGTTTCTAAAGGTTTAGACATCTCTTGGCTCTTTCAAGGGTTGGAGGATTTTCGAAAGATTACTGTTCGAAACATCACGGTTAAAATCGTTGGGGTTACCTCTATCTTTCTCTTTGTCAAGTCTGCAAATGATCTTTACCTCTATGTTTTTTTACTAACCATATTTGAACTTTTGGGGCAACTAAGTATGTGGTTGCCTGCTCGAGAGTTTATCGGTAGACCTCATTTTGACATAGAATATGCTAGGCATCATTTGAAACCCGTCATCTTATTGTTCCTTCCGCAAGTGGCGATTTCCTTGTATGTAACGCTAGATCGTACCATGCTTGGAGCCTTAGCTTCTACAAAAGATGTAGGGATTTATGACCAGGCTCTAAAATTAGTAAATATCCTTCTGACCTTGGTAACTTCCTTGGGAAGCGTTATGTTGCCACGTGTTGCGCATTTATTAGCTACAGGTGATCATAAGGCAGTCAATAAGATGCATGAAATGTCCTTCCTCATTTATAATCTAGTCATTTTTCCAATGATGGCAGGGATCTTGATTGTCAATGATGATTTTGTTCAGTTTTTCCTTGGTCAAGATTTTCAGGATGCACGCTATGCAATTGCAATTATGATTTTCCGTATGTTCTTCATCGGTTGGACAAATATTATGGGAATTCAGATATTGATCCCTCATAACCGAAATAAAGAATTCATGATTTCAACCACGGCTCCTGCAATTATCAGTGTAGGATTGAACTTGTTATTCCTTCCTAAGCTTGGTTATATCGGAGCAGCAATTGTTTCTGTCTTAACAGAGGCGCTAGTGTGGGCAATTCAATTGTTCTTTACCCGCAGATATCTAAAAGAAGTTCCTATTATCGGATCTATGACAAAAATTGTCCTAGCATCAGCTATCATGTATGGTCTTTTGCTTGTTTCAAAAATAGTTATTCATTTTTCACCAACCCTAAATGTTCTAGTTTTTGCAGTGCTTGGTGGAATTATCTATCTTTTTGCAATTCTATCTTTGAAAGTGATAGATGTGAAAGAATTAAAACAAATCATTGGGAAAAAATAG
- a CDS encoding acyltransferase, whose translation MHKTRNINLDLIKVLACIGVVLLHTTMIGFKDTGSWNLLAYLYYLGTYSIPLFFMVNGYLLLGKRNITYSYILQKVKWILIIVSSWTIIVWLFKRDFAVNPIKKIVGSLLQKGDFSQFWFFGALILIYLCLPILNKILNSKRRYLHILSCLIAIGLIFELANIILQMPLQSYVIQTFRLWTWFFYYLLGGLLAQFDKDFIKNGFKRWMKVAAMLSLLISPVILFFLAKTIYHNFFAEYFYDILFVKIVSLGIFLTVLTLSLKENKSKWIVTLSNQTMGVFIVHTYVMKVLEKLFGFSYTGAYLLFPIFTLCISLIVVSLLMKIPYFNRIVKL comes from the coding sequence ATGCATAAAACTCGGAATATTAATTTAGATTTAATAAAAGTGCTAGCATGTATTGGAGTTGTTTTACTTCATACAACAATGATTGGATTTAAAGACACAGGGTCTTGGAATCTTTTGGCGTATTTATATTACTTAGGCACCTACTCTATACCTCTGTTTTTTATGGTCAATGGTTATTTATTGTTAGGGAAGAGGAATATAACCTATTCCTACATACTGCAGAAAGTCAAATGGATTTTAATAATAGTATCATCATGGACTATTATCGTTTGGCTCTTTAAAAGAGACTTTGCAGTTAATCCAATAAAAAAAATTGTAGGCTCTCTATTACAAAAAGGGGATTTTTCTCAGTTTTGGTTTTTTGGCGCACTAATACTTATTTATTTATGCCTACCTATTTTGAATAAAATTCTGAATTCAAAAAGAAGATATTTACACATTCTATCTTGCCTTATCGCTATTGGTTTAATTTTTGAGTTAGCAAATATTATACTTCAAATGCCGTTACAGTCATATGTTATACAAACCTTTAGGCTGTGGACGTGGTTTTTCTACTACCTGTTAGGAGGTTTGCTAGCTCAATTTGATAAAGATTTTATAAAAAATGGGTTTAAGAGATGGATGAAAGTAGCTGCAATGCTGTCGCTGTTGATTTCACCAGTAATACTATTTTTCTTAGCAAAAACCATTTACCATAATTTTTTTGCTGAATATTTTTATGATATTCTATTTGTAAAAATTGTAAGTTTAGGAATTTTCCTGACGGTATTGACACTCTCTTTGAAAGAAAATAAAAGCAAATGGATTGTTACACTTTCTAATCAAACAATGGGAGTTTTTATAGTACATACTTATGTTATGAAAGTGTTGGAAAAACTATTTGGGTTTAGTTATACAGGTGCATATTTGCTTTTTCCAATATTCACTTTATGTATAAGTTTAATTGTTGTTAGTCTATTAATGAAAATTCCTTATTTTAATCGAATCGTTAAATTATAA
- the glf gene encoding UDP-galactopyranose mutase, translated as MYDYLIVGAGLSGAIFAHEATKRGKKVKVIDKRDHIGGNIYCENVEGINVHKYGAHIFHTSNKKVWDYVNQFAEFNNYINSPIANYKGSLYNLPFNMNTFYAMWGTKTPQEVKDKIAEQTADMKDVEPKNLEEQAIKLIGPDIYEKLIKGYTEKQWGRSATDLPSFIIKRLPVRLTFDNNYFNDRYQGIPIGGYNVIIENMLGDVEVELGVDFFANREKLEASADKVVFTGMIDQYFDYKHGELEYRSLRFEHEVLDEENYQGNAVVNYTEREIPYTRIIEHKHFEYGTQPKTVITREYPADWKRGDEPYYPINDEKNNAMFAKYQKEAAKNDKVIFCGRLADYKYYDMHVVIERALEVVEKEFS; from the coding sequence ATGTACGATTATCTGATCGTTGGTGCAGGCTTGTCTGGAGCAATCTTCGCACACGAAGCTACAAAACGTGGCAAAAAAGTAAAAGTGATTGACAAGCGTGATCACATCGGTGGAAATATCTATTGTGAAAATGTTGAAGGTATCAACGTTCACAAGTACGGTGCCCACATTTTCCATACTTCAAACAAAAAAGTTTGGGACTATGTCAACCAGTTTGCTGAGTTCAATAACTATATCAACTCACCAATTGCCAACTACAAGGGCAGTCTTTACAATCTTCCCTTTAATATGAATACATTCTACGCTATGTGGGGAACCAAGACTCCTCAAGAAGTTAAGGATAAGATTGCTGAGCAAACGGCTGATATGAAAGACGTTGAGCCTAAAAACTTGGAAGAACAAGCTATCAAGTTGATTGGTCCAGATATCTACGAAAAGTTGATTAAGGGCTATACCGAAAAACAATGGGGACGCTCTGCAACAGACCTTCCATCATTTATCATCAAACGTCTTCCAGTTCGTTTGACCTTTGATAATAACTACTTTAACGACCGTTATCAAGGGATTCCGATTGGTGGTTACAACGTTATCATTGAAAATATGCTTGGTGATGTGGAAGTAGAGCTTGGCGTAGATTTCTTTGCCAATCGTGAAAAGCTTGAAGCTTCAGCTGATAAAGTTGTCTTTACAGGGATGATTGACCAGTACTTTGACTACAAGCATGGGGAGTTGGAGTATCGCAGTCTTCGTTTTGAACATGAAGTTTTGGATGAAGAAAACTATCAAGGGAATGCCGTGGTTAATTACACAGAACGTGAGATTCCTTACACTCGTATAATCGAACACAAGCACTTCGAGTATGGCACCCAACCAAAGACAGTTATCACTCGTGAATACCCAGCTGATTGGAAACGTGGAGACGAACCATATTACCCAATCAACGATGAAAAGAACAACGCCATGTTTGCTAAGTACCAAAAAGAAGCAGCAAAAAATGACAAGGTTATCTTCTGTGGACGTTTGGCAGACTATAAATACTACGACATGCACGTGGTTATTGAGCGTGCACTTGAAGTTGTGGAGAAAGAATTTTCATAA
- a CDS encoding cell division protein FtsA C-terminal domain-containing protein, whose protein sequence is MRQQPIDFRTSSQEKPVASQRSVFGTTSTESAEPTYAADSTTPNQSEEKPKLTERFRSLIGSMFDE, encoded by the coding sequence TTGCGTCAACAACCAATTGACTTCAGAACTTCAAGTCAGGAAAAACCTGTAGCTTCTCAACGTTCAGTGTTTGGTACAACTTCAACTGAATCAGCAGAACCAACTTATGCTGCTGACTCAACAACTCCAAATCAATCAGAAGAGAAACCAAAATTAACTGAGCGATTCCGTAGCTTAATCGGAAGCATGTTTGATGAATAG
- the ftsZ gene encoding cell division protein FtsZ produces MTFSFDTAAAQGAVIKVIGVGGGGGNAINRMVDEGVSGVEFIAANTDVQALSSTKAETVIQLGPKLTRGLGAGGQPEVGRKAAEESEEVITEAISGADMVFITAGMGGGSGTGAAPVIARIAKGLGALTVAVVTRPFGFEGSKRGQFAIEGINELREHVDTLLIISNNNLLEIVDKKTPLLEALSEADNVLRQGVQGITDLITNPGLINLDFADVKTVMANKGNALMGIGIGSGEERVIEAARKAIYSPLLETTIDGAEDVIVNVTGGLDMTLIEAEEASEIVNQAAGHGVNIWLGTSIDESMKDEIRVTVVATGVRQDAVDKVVAPQPRQASFREPVKSGHTRTYDRHFDLAETAELPTPSQRQTEAPKASAFGDWDLRRDSIVRQGESVVSPVERFEAPSSDEDELETPPFFKNR; encoded by the coding sequence ATGACATTTTCATTTGATACAGCAGCAGCACAAGGTGCAGTAATTAAAGTAATTGGTGTCGGTGGTGGCGGTGGAAACGCCATTAACCGCATGGTTGACGAAGGCGTTTCAGGTGTTGAGTTCATCGCAGCCAACACAGATGTACAAGCCTTGAGCAGTACAAAAGCTGAAACAGTTATCCAACTTGGTCCAAAATTAACTCGTGGACTTGGTGCTGGAGGACAGCCTGAAGTTGGTCGTAAGGCTGCTGAAGAAAGCGAAGAAGTAATTACTGAAGCTATCAGTGGTGCAGATATGGTCTTCATCACTGCTGGTATGGGTGGTGGTTCTGGTACAGGTGCTGCACCAGTTATCGCTCGTATCGCTAAAGGTTTAGGTGCTTTGACTGTTGCTGTTGTGACACGTCCATTCGGTTTCGAAGGAAGCAAACGTGGTCAATTCGCAATCGAAGGAATCAACGAACTTCGTGAACATGTTGATACTCTCTTGATTATCTCAAACAACAACTTGTTAGAAATTGTTGACAAGAAAACGCCACTTCTTGAAGCTTTGTCTGAAGCAGATAACGTTCTTCGTCAAGGTGTTCAAGGGATTACAGATTTGATTACAAATCCTGGTTTGATCAACTTGGACTTCGCAGACGTGAAGACAGTAATGGCAAACAAAGGAAATGCCCTTATGGGTATTGGTATCGGTAGCGGAGAAGAACGCGTTATTGAAGCGGCTCGTAAAGCTATCTACTCACCACTTCTTGAAACAACTATCGATGGAGCAGAAGATGTTATCGTTAACGTAACTGGTGGTTTGGATATGACTTTGATTGAAGCAGAAGAAGCTTCTGAAATCGTCAATCAAGCTGCTGGACATGGCGTAAATATCTGGCTCGGTACTTCTATTGATGAATCAATGAAAGATGAAATCCGTGTAACTGTTGTTGCTACTGGGGTTCGTCAAGATGCAGTCGATAAAGTTGTAGCGCCGCAACCAAGACAAGCGTCGTTCCGTGAACCAGTAAAATCTGGACATACACGCACTTATGACCGTCATTTTGATTTGGCAGAAACAGCTGAGCTTCCAACTCCTTCACAACGTCAAACTGAAGCTCCTAAAGCATCAGCTTTTGGTGATTGGGACTTGAGACGTGATTCAATTGTTCGTCAAGGTGAATCAGTCGTATCACCAGTTGAGCGTTTTGAAGCTCCATCTTCTGATGAGGATGAGTTGGAAACACCACCATTCTTTAAAAACCGTTAA
- a CDS encoding YggS family pyridoxal phosphate-dependent enzyme has translation MDLKENTKQVFQQVKKAIQETGREDGSVSVIAVTKYVDIATAANLIDQGVKHIGENRVDKFLEKYHALSDKDVTWHLIGSLQRRKVKDVIPFVDYFHALDSLKLAQEIQKRADRTVKCFLQVNISGEESKHGFSKEELLTVLPDLSSLDKIEYVGLMTMAPFEAQTEELQKIFKETQELQQYIREQQFPNMPMTELSMGMSRDYKEAIQCGSTFVRIGTAFFK, from the coding sequence ATGGACTTAAAAGAAAATACAAAACAGGTATTTCAACAGGTTAAAAAAGCAATTCAAGAAACCGGCCGTGAAGACGGTTCGGTTTCTGTAATTGCCGTAACAAAATATGTTGATATTGCAACTGCGGCAAATTTGATTGACCAAGGAGTCAAACACATTGGTGAAAACCGTGTCGACAAATTTCTTGAGAAGTATCATGCTTTAAGTGATAAAGATGTTACTTGGCACTTAATTGGTAGCTTACAAAGAAGAAAAGTCAAGGATGTTATTCCTTTTGTTGATTATTTTCACGCTTTAGATTCTTTGAAATTAGCTCAAGAGATTCAAAAACGAGCCGATCGAACAGTTAAATGTTTTTTGCAGGTCAATATTTCTGGAGAGGAAAGCAAGCATGGTTTTTCAAAAGAAGAACTATTGACAGTCTTGCCAGACTTGTCTAGCTTGGATAAAATCGAGTATGTTGGTCTCATGACCATGGCTCCCTTTGAGGCCCAAACAGAAGAGTTGCAAAAAATCTTTAAAGAAACGCAAGAGTTGCAACAATACATTCGTGAACAACAATTCCCCAATATGCCAATGACAGAACTAAGTATGGGAATGAGCCGTGACTATAAAGAAGCGATTCAGTGTGGCTCAACTTTTGTTCGAATTGGTACAGCATTTTTTAAATAG
- a CDS encoding cell division protein SepF — MSLKDKFDKFIDYFTEDGDEVASEVVAARSERSLASVPQKRELPQQAAAQESSSVEAKEKNITKLHARQQQLAIESHHSTEKVTIDVRYPRRYEDATDIVDLLAGNESILIDFQYMTEVQARRCLDYLDGARHVLAGELRKVANTMYLLTPVGVVVNIEDIRLPEETQSEEYDFDMKRNRVR, encoded by the coding sequence ATGTCATTAAAAGATAAATTTGATAAATTTATAGATTACTTTACAGAAGATGGAGATGAAGTTGCTTCAGAAGTTGTCGCTGCACGTTCTGAACGTTCACTAGCTTCGGTTCCTCAAAAAAGAGAATTGCCACAGCAAGCTGCTGCTCAAGAATCTTCTTCAGTCGAAGCAAAAGAGAAAAATATTACAAAACTTCATGCCCGTCAGCAACAACTAGCGATTGAAAGCCATCATAGCACAGAAAAAGTAACCATCGATGTTCGTTACCCACGCCGTTACGAAGATGCAACAGATATTGTTGACCTGTTGGCCGGAAATGAAAGTATTTTGATCGACTTCCAATATATGACAGAAGTTCAAGCTCGTCGTTGTTTGGATTACTTGGATGGAGCACGTCATGTCCTTGCTGGTGAGTTGAGGAAAGTTGCAAACACAATGTATCTTTTGACACCAGTTGGTGTTGTGGTTAACATTGAAGATATTCGTTTGCCAGAAGAAACTCAAAGCGAAGAGTATGACTTCGACATGAAGAGAAATAGAGTACGTTAA
- a CDS encoding YggT family protein: protein MFLIIRFIQNATDIYSLILVAFALLSWFPNAYNTQLGKFLETLCKPILEPLKRLPLQIAGLDFSVWIALILIRAISRYLINLLVML, encoded by the coding sequence ATGTTTCTAATAATTCGTTTTATCCAAAATGCTACAGATATCTATTCACTGATACTTGTAGCTTTTGCGCTATTATCATGGTTTCCAAATGCCTACAATACCCAGTTGGGTAAGTTTTTAGAAACTTTGTGTAAACCAATTCTTGAACCTCTAAAACGTCTACCTCTTCAAATTGCGGGATTGGATTTCTCCGTTTGGATAGCTCTAATTCTCATCCGTGCAATCAGTCGCTATCTTATCAATTTGCTGGTTATGTTATGA
- a CDS encoding RNA-binding protein — MSKELYQHFATEDIPFIDKGLEWIRQVEEHYAPILSPFINPHQVFILETLGNNRGVKTFSSTRYVHSEYARVILAPDYFTPTLEDFEMTLLEIEYPSKFQQLTHSKILGTVLNRLGIDRKLFGDILVTEDKAQIIVDRRFTTLFQDGIQKISKLPVSLVERPFSDRIESKDEYQEKEVLVSSLRLDAFLSSILKLSRSQTVALVEKKLVQVNYHIVEKSDYQLKFGDLISVRRFGRIILLKENGQTKKDKIKLTVQLLLSK, encoded by the coding sequence ATGAGCAAAGAACTTTACCAACATTTTGCAACTGAAGATATTCCATTTATTGACAAGGGTCTAGAATGGATAAGGCAAGTAGAAGAACATTACGCACCGATTTTATCTCCTTTTATCAATCCTCACCAAGTATTTATCTTGGAGACATTGGGAAACAATAGAGGGGTAAAAACCTTTTCTAGTACTCGTTATGTCCATTCAGAGTATGCTAGGGTCATTCTAGCGCCTGATTATTTTACGCCAACCTTGGAAGATTTTGAAATGACCTTGCTTGAGATTGAGTATCCCAGCAAGTTTCAACAATTAACCCATTCAAAAATTCTGGGAACAGTTCTCAATCGGCTAGGTATTGACCGAAAGTTATTCGGAGACATTTTGGTAACAGAAGATAAAGCCCAAATTATTGTCGATCGAAGATTTACTACTCTTTTCCAGGATGGGATTCAAAAGATTTCCAAGTTGCCTGTAAGTTTAGTAGAACGTCCTTTTTCAGATAGGATAGAATCTAAAGACGAGTATCAAGAAAAAGAAGTCTTGGTTTCAAGCCTGCGACTAGATGCCTTTTTATCTAGTATATTGAAATTATCACGCTCACAAACTGTAGCTCTGGTTGAAAAGAAGCTGGTTCAGGTCAATTATCATATAGTTGAAAAGTCTGACTATCAGTTAAAATTTGGTGATTTAATCAGTGTGAGACGCTTTGGCCGAATAATCTTGCTCAAAGAAAATGGTCAAACCAAGAAAGATAAGATAAAACTAACAGTCCAACTACTTTTAAGCAAGTGA
- a CDS encoding DivIVA domain-containing protein: MSITPQDITDKEFSRKFRGYDQEEVDLFLDKIYFELEELIRYKEETELYIKKLEERLSYYTTDIPKRTVTNEQEPEAINDSIFY, encoded by the coding sequence ATGTCAATTACACCACAAGATATTACTGACAAGGAATTCTCAAGAAAATTCAGAGGCTACGATCAGGAAGAGGTTGACCTATTTCTAGATAAGATTTATTTTGAATTAGAGGAATTAATCCGATACAAAGAGGAAACTGAACTCTATATCAAAAAACTAGAAGAACGTCTTTCCTATTATACGACTGATATTCCTAAAAGAACAGTAACAAACGAGCAAGAACCAGAAGCAATTAATGATTCTATTTTTTATTAA